Part of the Arvicanthis niloticus isolate mArvNil1 chromosome 2, mArvNil1.pat.X, whole genome shotgun sequence genome, CACAAACAGGAAACCTCTGCTCACACGAGCCTACATTGCTGTCAGGTCCAGATGTTGCTGTAATTTAGAAAGCAGCCTCCAGAAATCATACCCTGACCAATCAAGAGCCATCAGCATTGAAGTCAAACACTCTCCTCCCATAGCAAAATGGTTGAGATTCCCTGAAGGGCCAGGCGCAGTTGGCGTACTTTAGTAATGAAGTATTTATAAATGAAGGCATGCATTTATTTGTGTCTTAGACAGATGAAATTGCACATCTAATGAACTATTAGTTCAGGTTTAGTTTTTGTATGTTCTTGGAAATAAAAATTGCTGTATCTCGTGACTGTGTTACTTGCTTCACTATGGGATTCCAGAGCGACACCTGCAATATTGTCAACGTGTGTGCaattctctgatttcttttcttccatcccaGACTGTTTGGCGGGGTGCAGGGGCTGGGCCATCATCTCCTACTTCCTTCTGTATCTGTATTCCTTACACCCGGTGCATACTTGACCCATACCGACCCACAAACAGCGGAACGAATGCTGACCTCTCTTTACCAGGCAGATCCGAACTACTCCTGCAGGAGCGCAGGTGAGCAGTCCGGTCTGCAGGGGGCGCCATTCTGCTTCCTCAACTCCCCCGTGGAACCCAGAGCCCCGACCTGCTGTCAGTCAGACAGTGCCAGCTGCTCAGTGGTCATTTTGCTGCACTGGAGATGAAGTAGGAGTTCCGATGCATAAAACCCCGAGTTGCTCTCCCTTCTCACATCTAGCGTCAAGTCCCCACAACCTCTGCCTCGCTATGAGTAGAGCTGTAACTGTAGCAAcgggtggggaggagaggagaccGGAGAGAGAGGGTCAGAGCGACAGGGGATGAGGCAGGCTGATCAGAGTCTGCACTGATTGTTGGAGACGCAAAGGaaagttctttcttctctctctctctctctctctctctctctctctctctctctctctctctctctctctctctctctctgaagaaacTAAAGTCTAGGCTGGACAGCATCCACAGGAGAAGCACCTACAAGGAGAATTTTTTTCCAGCAGCTTGCTCGGGACTCTGCAGGAGCCGCAGCTGGGACTGGCCCCACTGTTAACCATGaactcttcctgctgcctgtcctCGGCTTCTCCTATGCTGCCTAATCTCTCACAGCACCCTGCAGCCCCTCCTGCCAGCAACAGGAGCGGCAGTGGGTTCTGCGAGCAGGTCTTCATCAAGCCTGAGGTCTTCCTGGCGCTGGGCATCGTCAGCCTAATAGAAAACATCCTGGTGATCCTGGCTGTGGTCAGGAATGGCAACCTGCACTCtcccatgtactttttcctgTGCAGCCTGGCTGCAGCCGACATGCTGGTGAGCCTGTCCAACTCCCTGGAGACCATCATGATCGCTCTTATCAGCAGCGACTCCCTGACCCTGGAGGACCAGTTCATCCAGCACATGGACAACATCTTCGACTCTATGATCTGCATCTCCCTGGTGGCCTCCATCTGCAACCTCCTGGCCATCGCCGTGGACAGGTACGTCACCATCTTCTACGCGCTTCGTTACCACAGCATCATGACAGTGAGAAAAGCCCTCACCTTGATTGTGGTCATCTGGGTCTGCTGCGGCATCTGCGGCGTAATGTTCATTGTCTACTCCGAGAGCAAGATGGTCATCGTGTGTCTCATCACCATGTTCTTCGCCATGGTGCTCCTCATGGGCACCCTGTACATCCACATGTTCCTCTTCGCCAGGCTGCACGTCCAGCGCATCGCAGCGCTACCCCCTGCAGACGGGGTAGCCCCACAGCAGCACTCGTGCATGAAGGGGGCTGTCACCATCACCATCCTGCTGGGGGTTTTTATCTTCTGCTGGGCGCCTTTCTTCCTCCACCTGGTCCTCATCATCACCTGCCCCACCAACCCCTACTGCATCTGCTACACGGCCCATTTCAACACCTACCTGGTTCTCATCATGTGCAACTCCGTCATTGACCCCCTCATCTACGCCTTCCGCAGCCTGGAGCTGCGCAACACGTTCAAGGAGATCCTCTGTGGCTGCAACAGCCTGAACTTGGGTTAGGATGCCTGTGGAGATGTTCCGAATCCAGCCAAGAGACAAAGACAATACTCAGACGAGGCGTAAAGGGTGTTAGGAGTTGGAACTCTGCTTGGCGTCATCTGTAAGCTGGTGACCCTTTGCAGAGGGGACATGGCATAGAATGGGCCGTCTGTGATGATCTGTGTGTGGGTAAGTCAGAGTCTGATCTACCACATAGCCTGGAAGAATCAGGCAAGGCAGCCCCCAGTGTCACCTGTGTCCATTGCTAGGCACCCAGGGCTTGTGGCTCCTGCCTGCTCATTAGTTTTGTACCAGTAACTCTGTGCTTCAAGCCAACCAGATCAGAGGGCTCTtgtgaacagaaaaagaaaaaaaaaaaaatgcttggacCTCCGGCAAGCAGCCCGGCTCGCAGCGGTCAcctccagctgctgctgccaGCTGCCGGCTCCGTGGAGAGCTTTGTACATATTCTGTGGGAGATGGAGTGAAACTGTGCAAACGATGTCATGTTCGCTGCTCTCTTCCAGGACCCGCATCCGTGCCAGCCTCCCTGAACCCCTGCATGGAGACATGACCCCCTTCTCTCTGTGCCGCTGTcatggttgttattgttgttggggttttgttcATTAAATCTAAGCTTCAAAACCTAGTGTGTTAAGATTCTCTAGTCAGTGAGAGGTCCGAGGGTCCTGGCCATTTCAAGGTAGATGTTActctttaaagaacaaaacaaacaaacaaaaacccagggtcTACTGTTGCttctctgcctttcaaatgcgAGGAACCGGCAGGCAGGAAGGTGTGTTTCACTAGAAACTGCTCTCCTGTGGTTGGTGATTGTTTGAGCAGCTGGACTGCTCCTCTCCTTACCCCTGCTCCTGGTTAAGTGCGCGTCTATCAAGTGATTATTTTAACGTCGTTTATGAGAGAGTCTGTCTTGGTTGTTGCTTCTTTTGCTAGATGTGGTGTTAAAGTCAAACGACCCTGTCAGCAACACCTGTACCTTGTCAAGTAGAGCAGTCACTTCCACCACCGCAGGGCAAGATTTACAGGCTTCCTGTCTAACAGCACTGTGTGCTGCGGGCAGCTGCCAGATCCCTTCCTGACCTAGACAGCTTCAGCTAATGCCATCTCCCTTGGTCCGTGTTCTCCTGCTTTTGAATACATGAGGTGGGAGGACCGTGCTTGAATTTCCCCTGCTAACATAACAGCAAACATCATTTGTTTCTTGCTTTAATGGTGATTCTTGGGGACAATAAAGGCTTTGGTTCCTGTGACCTCGAAACACTTGTGAGGTTGTggtgctccctccctcccctccccgagGTTATTGTGTGCCTCTCACATATAGACACAGCACAGGGTCCATGCAAATGGTATTAAAAGAgtgttgagggctggagagatggactgGTGGTTAAGCGCGTTGGCTGATCTTGGCAGAAGGCTGGGAttccattcccaggacccacatcggggctcacaaccatttgtaacctCAGTTCCAGGCCTGAcattcttttctggcctctgagggtacggcatacatgtggtgcacagacgtCCATTCAGACAAAGGacccacagacataaaataaaaataaataaaccttaaaaagtGATACGGGTAAGAAAGCAGTGTGTTACT contains:
- the Mc3r gene encoding melanocortin receptor 3, which gives rise to MNSSCCLSSASPMLPNLSQHPAAPPASNRSGSGFCEQVFIKPEVFLALGIVSLIENILVILAVVRNGNLHSPMYFFLCSLAAADMLVSLSNSLETIMIALISSDSLTLEDQFIQHMDNIFDSMICISLVASICNLLAIAVDRYVTIFYALRYHSIMTVRKALTLIVVIWVCCGICGVMFIVYSESKMVIVCLITMFFAMVLLMGTLYIHMFLFARLHVQRIAALPPADGVAPQQHSCMKGAVTITILLGVFIFCWAPFFLHLVLIITCPTNPYCICYTAHFNTYLVLIMCNSVIDPLIYAFRSLELRNTFKEILCGCNSLNLG